The genomic stretch ATGTTGGGCAATAGGGTCTATATCTGGTTCGATGATGGAAGAACAGGTACATTTTTAACTTTCCCTATAAATGTTATTTCTACTCATTTTCTATTTGTGATAATAGTTTACTTGGCATTTCTGTTTTGActacaaaaaaatgtttattcTGATCTAAGATAGTCACATGGTCAGTGTAAGCTTGTACTTTATTTCCTTGTAAATTTTATTTACACCACATATCGTTATGAGTTTGTGAGGGAACATGTCCATGCATCTGTCATGTGGTGTTAGGGATCTTGATGTAGAACCCAGAGATCACTTTTACATGCCCTTCTCATTTGGGAAAATATgagagtttatttatttatttatttaaatgttataccTGTTTCTTGATAATGTGTTTGCATCATCAAATGCATAAGAAATATTCATGTTCTGGAGGTCAATGTATGCCCTTCATATTTTTTATGTTGGTTTGCTTTGGCAGGAGAACAGATTTTTGGTTATGGTCATTCGTGACTTGCTGAATTTATGTGAAATCACGAAAGGGAAGGATAACAAAGCTGTCATCGCAAGTAACACAATGTAAGTATTCATGATTGAATGATTGATTATCTATCTTGAGTTAAGGTGGAATGCATATAGATATAGCCTGCCAGGCCATAACACCTCATTCCATCCAGATTCTTTGGTCATTTgtagaaaccatgaattttagcCACTTGATTTTAATTGAGTAACTTTGAGAACTATGAGAAACTTGGTTGGAGGTATACAACCAGTACTTTTTTGAAATCTTGTACATAATCCTCCTCTCTTTCTGCAGGTATGTTGTTGGACAGTACCCGAGGTTTCTAAGAGCTCACTGGAAGTTCCTAAAAACTGTTGTGAACAAATTGTTTGAGTTCATGCATGAGAAACATCCTGGTGTTCAGGTATTTGTTTTGTTGTGGTTTTCTTGGTTAGGTTTAAGGCTTAAAAGTTACTGAGAAATTTTGTCTTTTAAATTGAATGGTTTGTCTACATAAGTGTTGCTAAAGCTTTGTGTTCATGTGTTTTAGGATATGGCTTGTGACACATTCTTGAAGATTGTTCAGAAGTGCAAACGGAAATTTGTAATTGTTCAGGTAACAATTACTTTGAGAAACtcacattttttatttgaattccGGCTGTTCATAGTTGTCAATATTTTTCTCTGGGTTCAGTTATATTTGCAACTAAGTAAAGGGTGATATTAACTTGCTTTCACAATTAAGGGACACTGGAGTGGATTATTTTGTTAACTCCTATTTATTCAGTACTTTGCTCCTTTTTATTTTGCAGGTTGGAGAAAATGAACCATTTATAAGTGAACTTTTAACAGGCCTTCCAACCACTGTTGCAGATCTTGAGCCTCATCAGATTCATTCATTCTATGAATCGGTAGgactttttagttggacctattTACTTTGTTATACATAAAATGGTCATACACATTTAAAACAGGTGGTTTGTTTCAGGTTGGTCATATGATTCATGCAGAATCTGATCCTCAGAAGAGGGATGAGTTTCTACAGAGATTGATGGAGCTGCCTAATCAGgtcatttaaattttatttacttctCTTGGTCATCTCCATTTATGTTTTTGTTAGATACAAAATAGATCACATATGCTATATACTGAATTCCTTGTGCTATTACTTTGTAATGCAGAAATGGGCTGAAATTATAGGACAGGCACGCTTAAGCGTTGATTTCCTGAAGGATCAAGATGTGATAAGGACGGTGTTGAATATTGTGTGTATAGATTCTTGGCTCCTACTTCACTTCTGTGATGTATGTGGAGCATTGGTGTGAGGAGAATTTTAGGAGCCTAACACTGGGCAGCCCAGATTTTTCTGACATTGAAATGGTTAGTCGCTAAAAAAATACTATGTCATATACCTTTTTTTATTGAGTTTCAGATGATCTCCAGAATATATTGTTTACAAATTGGTGTaacataatttgttttttttaaaacaaatctACCTGTATTATTACTTAAGAAAAATACAAGTAAAGAAGGAAATCTCCATCAAAACAGACCAAAACAGAAATAAAAGACAGGGAATCTGGCTTTT from Humulus lupulus chromosome 5, drHumLupu1.1, whole genome shotgun sequence encodes the following:
- the LOC133779178 gene encoding protein EXPORTIN 1A-like translates to MRETLIYLSHLDHEDTEKLMLKKLSKQLSGEDWNWNNLNTLCWAIGSISGSMMEEQENRFLVMVIRDLLNLCEITKGKDNKAVIASNTMYVVGQYPRFLRAHWKFLKTVVNKLFEFMHEKHPGVQDMACDTFLKIVQKCKRKFVIVQLYLQLSKG